The following proteins are encoded in a genomic region of Diabrotica virgifera virgifera chromosome 1, PGI_DIABVI_V3a:
- the LOC114331147 gene encoding zinc finger protein 271-like isoform X2, which translates to MEVKTEIKDEFVESDPVSYIESQLSSSTNLGYLKNEPQDNSGMEAKTEINEKFVESDLSYIESQLSSSINLEDLKNEPVENPGSLEEKNTLANMEKLSLRTCNKKCVMQPDEEQKCEICIKQLGHKSYLNTDMKICTGKKRCKCEICFKQFSDKYTLKRHLRTHNGKKPYKCEVCLKLFSEADSLKKHFRVHTGEKPHKCEICFKQFSEASNLKTHLRVHTGEKPHKCEICFKQFRANNFRRHLQVHTGEKPYACEICFKSFTQAASLKDHLNIHTGEKSYKCEICFKQFNHSSNLRRHLKVHTGEKSNKCEICFKQFTHAFSLKIHLQMHTGQTPYKCEICFKPFSLSNDLKKHLRVHTGEKPYKCEICFQKFTRADSLKSHLSIHTGEKPYKCEICFQQFTKADSLKKHLRIHTGEKPYKCEICFQQFTRADSVKSHLSIHTGEKPYKCEICFQQFTHADSLKKHLRIHTGEKPYKCEICFKQFTLAGTLKSHLRIHTEDKPYKCEICFKQFTQASGLKRHLRVHTGEKPYKCEICFKQFTQAYRLTEHLRIHTGEKPYKCEICLKSFSQAVNLKKHLRVHTGQKTLQV; encoded by the exons ATGGAAGTAAAGACTGAAATTAAGGATGAGTTTGTGGAAAGTGACCCAGTAAGTTATATAGAGAGTCAGTTATCTTCATCCACAAATCTTGGATATTTGAAAAATGAACCACAAGACAATTCAG GTATGGAAGCAAAAACTGAAATTAATGAAAAGTTTGTGGAAAGTGACCTAAGTTATATAGAGAGTCAGCTATCTTCATCCATAAATCTTGAAGATTTGAAGAATGAACCAGTAGAAAATCCAG gttctctCGAAGAGAAGAACACATTGGCCAATATGGAAAAATTATCCCTACGTACATGTAACAAAAAATGTGTGATGCAACCAGATGAAGAAcaaaaatgtgaaatttgtattAAGCAGCTTGGCCATAAAAGTTATTTAAACACAGACATGAAAATATGCACTGGAAAAAAGCGTtgcaagtgtgaaatttgttttaagcaatttagtgataAATATACTTTGAAAAGACACTTAAGAACACATAATGGaaaaaagccttacaagtgtgaagttTGCTTAAAGTTATTTAGTGAAGCAGATAGTTTGAAAAAGCATTttagagtacacactggagaaaagcctcacaagtgtgaaatttgttttaagcaatttagtgaagcaagtaatttgaaaacacatttgagagtgcacactggggaaaaacctcataagtgtgaaatttgttttaagcagttccgAGCAAATAATTTTAGAAGACATTTGcaagtgcacactggagaaaagccttatgcttgtgaaatttgttttaagtctttTACTCAGGCAGCCAGCTTAAAAGATCACTTAAacatacacactggagaaaagtcttacaagtgtgaaatttgttttaagcagtttaaccATTCAAGTAATTTGAGAAGacatttgaaagtgcacactggagaaaaatctaacaagtgtgaaatttgttttaagcaatttactcaTGCGTTCAGTTTGAAAATACACTTACAAATGCACACTGGACAaacgccttacaagtgtgaaatttgttttaagccatTTAGTCTATCAAatgatttgaaaaaacatttaagagtgcacactggagaaaagccttacaagtgtgaaatttgttttcagAAATTTACTCGAGCAGACAGTTTAAAAAGCCACTTAAGCATTCATACTGGAGAAAagccatacaagtgtgaaatttgttttcagCAATTTACTAAAGCAGACAGTTTAAAAAAACACTTAAgaattcacactggagaaaagccgtacaagtgtgaaatttgttttcagCAATTTACTCGAGCAGACAGTGTAAAAAGTCACTTAAGcattcacactggagaaaagccatacaagtgtgaaatttgttttcagCAATTTACCCACGCAGACAGTTTAAAAAAACACTTAAgaattcacactggagaaaagccttacaagtgtgaaatttgttttaagcaatttacccTAGCAGGTACTTTGAAAAGCCATTTAAGAATACACACTGAAGACAAGCCTTACAaatgcgaaatttgttttaagcaatttactcaAGCCAGTggtttgaaaagacatttgagagtacacacaggtgaaaagccttataagtgtgaaatttgttttaagcaatttactcaAGCATACAGATTAACAGAACACTTAAgaattcacactggagaaaagccttacaagtgtgaaatttgcttaAAGTCATTTAGTCAAGCAGttaatttgaaaaagcatttgagagtgcacactggacaaaaaaccttacaagtgtga
- the LOC114331147 gene encoding zinc finger protein 678-like isoform X1 yields MEVKTEIKDEFVESDPVSYIESQLSSSTNLGYLKNEPQDNSGMEAKTEINEKFVESDLSYIESQLSSSINLEDLKNEPVENPAMEIKAEIKEGFVEVDPRYIMSQLSTSTHFEDLKNKSEGSLEEKNTLANMEKLSLRTCNKKCVMQPDEEQKCEICIKQLGHKSYLNTDMKICTGKKRCKCEICFKQFSDKYTLKRHLRTHNGKKPYKCEVCLKLFSEADSLKKHFRVHTGEKPHKCEICFKQFSEASNLKTHLRVHTGEKPHKCEICFKQFRANNFRRHLQVHTGEKPYACEICFKSFTQAASLKDHLNIHTGEKSYKCEICFKQFNHSSNLRRHLKVHTGEKSNKCEICFKQFTHAFSLKIHLQMHTGQTPYKCEICFKPFSLSNDLKKHLRVHTGEKPYKCEICFQKFTRADSLKSHLSIHTGEKPYKCEICFQQFTKADSLKKHLRIHTGEKPYKCEICFQQFTRADSVKSHLSIHTGEKPYKCEICFQQFTHADSLKKHLRIHTGEKPYKCEICFKQFTLAGTLKSHLRIHTEDKPYKCEICFKQFTQASGLKRHLRVHTGEKPYKCEICFKQFTQAYRLTEHLRIHTGEKPYKCEICLKSFSQAVNLKKHLRVHTGQKTLQV; encoded by the exons ATGGAAGTAAAGACTGAAATTAAGGATGAGTTTGTGGAAAGTGACCCAGTAAGTTATATAGAGAGTCAGTTATCTTCATCCACAAATCTTGGATATTTGAAAAATGAACCACAAGACAATTCAG GTATGGAAGCAAAAACTGAAATTAATGAAAAGTTTGTGGAAAGTGACCTAAGTTATATAGAGAGTCAGCTATCTTCATCCATAAATCTTGAAGATTTGAAGAATGAACCAGTAGAAAATCCAG CCATGGAAATAAAGGCTGAAATTAAAGAAGGGTTTGTTGAAGTTGATCCAAGATATATTATGAGTCAGCTATCCACATCAACACATTTTGAGGATCTGAAGAATAAATCTGAAG gttctctCGAAGAGAAGAACACATTGGCCAATATGGAAAAATTATCCCTACGTACATGTAACAAAAAATGTGTGATGCAACCAGATGAAGAAcaaaaatgtgaaatttgtattAAGCAGCTTGGCCATAAAAGTTATTTAAACACAGACATGAAAATATGCACTGGAAAAAAGCGTtgcaagtgtgaaatttgttttaagcaatttagtgataAATATACTTTGAAAAGACACTTAAGAACACATAATGGaaaaaagccttacaagtgtgaagttTGCTTAAAGTTATTTAGTGAAGCAGATAGTTTGAAAAAGCATTttagagtacacactggagaaaagcctcacaagtgtgaaatttgttttaagcaatttagtgaagcaagtaatttgaaaacacatttgagagtgcacactggggaaaaacctcataagtgtgaaatttgttttaagcagttccgAGCAAATAATTTTAGAAGACATTTGcaagtgcacactggagaaaagccttatgcttgtgaaatttgttttaagtctttTACTCAGGCAGCCAGCTTAAAAGATCACTTAAacatacacactggagaaaagtcttacaagtgtgaaatttgttttaagcagtttaaccATTCAAGTAATTTGAGAAGacatttgaaagtgcacactggagaaaaatctaacaagtgtgaaatttgttttaagcaatttactcaTGCGTTCAGTTTGAAAATACACTTACAAATGCACACTGGACAaacgccttacaagtgtgaaatttgttttaagccatTTAGTCTATCAAatgatttgaaaaaacatttaagagtgcacactggagaaaagccttacaagtgtgaaatttgttttcagAAATTTACTCGAGCAGACAGTTTAAAAAGCCACTTAAGCATTCATACTGGAGAAAagccatacaagtgtgaaatttgttttcagCAATTTACTAAAGCAGACAGTTTAAAAAAACACTTAAgaattcacactggagaaaagccgtacaagtgtgaaatttgttttcagCAATTTACTCGAGCAGACAGTGTAAAAAGTCACTTAAGcattcacactggagaaaagccatacaagtgtgaaatttgttttcagCAATTTACCCACGCAGACAGTTTAAAAAAACACTTAAgaattcacactggagaaaagccttacaagtgtgaaatttgttttaagcaatttacccTAGCAGGTACTTTGAAAAGCCATTTAAGAATACACACTGAAGACAAGCCTTACAaatgcgaaatttgttttaagcaatttactcaAGCCAGTggtttgaaaagacatttgagagtacacacaggtgaaaagccttataagtgtgaaatttgttttaagcaatttactcaAGCATACAGATTAACAGAACACTTAAgaattcacactggagaaaagccttacaagtgtgaaatttgcttaAAGTCATTTAGTCAAGCAGttaatttgaaaaagcatttgagagtgcacactggacaaaaaaccttacaagtgtga